The following are encoded together in the Bradyrhizobium algeriense genome:
- a CDS encoding DUF6665 family protein — protein MHPLRFGYAALEYEIAEERVSALARLGRRLEAALTALAACPRTANSDRKIHDGLVEQAGYALWLFVVQREACGLNKIDHVIQVYGVPNEVVARMGPLAMPSKHPTRTIGAAEARAPLF, from the coding sequence ATGCACCCGCTTCGTTTCGGATACGCGGCTCTCGAATACGAAATCGCCGAGGAGAGGGTCTCAGCGCTCGCGCGGCTTGGACGGCGGCTTGAGGCTGCGCTGACGGCACTTGCCGCATGCCCGCGGACGGCCAATTCGGATCGAAAAATCCACGATGGTCTCGTCGAACAGGCGGGGTATGCGCTTTGGCTCTTCGTCGTGCAGCGCGAGGCCTGCGGTCTCAACAAAATCGACCACGTGATACAGGTCTACGGGGTGCCGAACGAGGTGGTTGCCCGCATGGGGCCATTGGCCATGCCGAGCAAGCATCCAACCAGGACCATAGGGGCTGCAGAAGCGCGGGCGCCATTGTTCTAA
- a CDS encoding gas vesicle protein gives MMEQGLWHERQGASPNLADILERVLDKGLIIAGDIKINLLDIELLTIKLRLLVASVDKAKAMGIDWWEHDPALSHPRPRQLAAENARLRKQVKALETGTLKVRR, from the coding sequence ATGATGGAACAAGGTCTGTGGCACGAACGCCAGGGTGCGTCGCCGAATTTGGCTGACATTCTGGAGCGGGTTCTGGACAAGGGGTTGATCATCGCCGGCGACATCAAGATCAACCTGCTCGACATCGAGCTTCTGACCATCAAGCTCCGGCTGTTGGTCGCGTCGGTGGACAAGGCCAAGGCGATGGGGATCGACTGGTGGGAGCACGATCCGGCGCTTTCCCACCCGCGGCCGCGGCAGCTCGCGGCCGAGAACGCGCGATTGCGCAAGCAGGTCAAGGCGCTGGAAACCGGCACTCTGAAGGTACGGCGATGA
- a CDS encoding LanC-like protein yields MIVLDRHRPLAQDAWSELAVRAAIEEIATDAIADFDPDTFWPGHPSGEREEDGDPSFYKGAAGVIWALDYLHRIGAVSVAADFRPVLPKLLERTITDFEASSSADYAKHGSLLRGDMGAALLAMRLAPTPSLADLVHTRAEANNGLPIRELMWGMPGSMLAAIHMAEMIQETRWRQLFEVQAALLLADLEDTPQGPLWTQDLYGQRDRFLGPVHGFAGNVIPLLRGWDWLTPAQQAQVAEFVPKTLAANAWRSEVGTTWGPRSKREKWLRICQHCHGAPGMVTTFADAPFATPEFDALLVDGGRFTWAAGPLIKGPGLCHGTGGNGYAFLKLYHRTNDPVWLDRARQFAMTAIVQYRDAQVVVGRGRYSLWTGDVGLAIYLWDCITGEPRFPTIDVF; encoded by the coding sequence ATGATTGTCCTCGATCGTCATCGTCCGCTTGCGCAGGACGCCTGGAGTGAATTGGCTGTCCGGGCTGCGATCGAAGAAATCGCGACCGATGCCATCGCCGATTTCGATCCCGACACGTTCTGGCCGGGTCACCCCAGTGGCGAACGGGAGGAAGACGGTGACCCCAGTTTCTACAAGGGCGCGGCCGGCGTCATCTGGGCGCTGGATTATTTGCATCGCATCGGTGCTGTCAGCGTCGCTGCAGACTTTCGACCTGTGCTCCCGAAGCTTCTGGAGCGGACCATCACCGATTTCGAAGCCAGTTCGTCGGCCGATTACGCGAAACATGGCTCATTGCTCCGTGGCGACATGGGTGCGGCACTCCTCGCCATGCGCCTGGCGCCCACACCGAGCCTGGCTGATCTGGTGCATACGCGCGCAGAAGCAAATAATGGACTGCCGATCCGGGAACTGATGTGGGGCATGCCCGGGTCCATGCTGGCCGCCATCCACATGGCCGAGATGATCCAGGAAACGCGATGGCGCCAGCTATTCGAGGTGCAGGCGGCCCTGCTGCTGGCCGATCTGGAGGACACGCCGCAAGGCCCGCTATGGACACAGGATCTCTATGGCCAGCGCGACCGTTTTCTCGGGCCTGTTCACGGCTTCGCCGGCAACGTTATTCCGCTATTGCGCGGGTGGGATTGGTTGACGCCGGCGCAGCAGGCGCAGGTGGCCGAGTTTGTGCCGAAGACACTTGCGGCGAATGCGTGGCGGTCTGAGGTTGGAACAACGTGGGGCCCGAGAAGCAAGCGTGAGAAGTGGCTTCGGATATGTCAGCATTGTCACGGCGCACCTGGTATGGTGACGACATTTGCGGATGCGCCCTTTGCTACTCCTGAATTTGACGCACTTCTTGTGGATGGCGGTCGCTTCACCTGGGCCGCAGGACCACTTATCAAGGGCCCGGGCCTTTGCCACGGCACGGGTGGGAATGGCTACGCATTCCTCAAGCTCTACCATCGCACGAACGATCCGGTTTGGCTCGACCGCGCACGCCAATTCGCCATGACGGCGATCGTCCAGTATCGCGACGCTCAGGTCGTCGTTGGCCGCGGACGGTATTCGCTTTGGACCGGCGACGTCGGCCTCGCCATTTACCTTTGGGATTGCATCACCGGAGAGCCGCGTTTCCCGACGATCGACGTGTTCTGA
- a CDS encoding gas vesicle protein K: protein MSASVADYEPGLRQRISMAPDTVERDLARLVLTVVELLRQLMERQALLRLDEGGLTEAEEERVGMTLLLLDDRMSRLREHFGLAAEDLNIDLGPLGPLLPR, encoded by the coding sequence ATGAGCGCCAGCGTCGCTGATTATGAGCCGGGGCTGCGCCAGCGCATTTCGATGGCGCCTGACACGGTCGAACGAGATCTGGCCCGCCTGGTGCTCACCGTCGTGGAGTTGCTGCGTCAGCTCATGGAGCGGCAGGCGCTTCTGCGTCTCGACGAGGGCGGTTTGACCGAAGCGGAGGAGGAGCGCGTCGGCATGACGCTGTTGCTTCTAGACGACCGCATGTCGCGCCTGCGGGAGCACTTCGGGCTCGCCGCCGAGGACCTGAATATCGACCTAGGACCTCTCGGTCCACTACTTCCGCGCTGA
- a CDS encoding gas vesicle protein GvpG, with translation MVGLLSHLLLLPLAPARFALWTIDRVVDAAAEQHCGPAAVRRELAELSRQLDQGLIDAEEFDRREDELLDRLDEGRKRGLIA, from the coding sequence GTGGTGGGACTCCTGTCGCATCTCTTGTTGCTGCCGCTCGCGCCAGCCCGCTTCGCACTGTGGACCATCGACCGGGTGGTCGACGCCGCCGCCGAACAGCATTGCGGCCCGGCAGCCGTCCGGCGCGAACTGGCCGAGCTTTCGCGGCAACTCGATCAAGGGTTAATCGATGCCGAGGAATTCGATCGACGCGAGGACGAGCTCCTCGACCGGCTGGACGAGGGACGAAAGCGAGGGCTGATCGCATGA
- a CDS encoding GvpL/GvpF family gas vesicle protein, whose protein sequence is MSNYVYCVTRASHPLPLEGAVGVGEHAPALRLVREQDLVAVVSDAPENLRAKRRDLVKHDAVIGRAYAAGTVLPMRFGMIAPDDEAVRTELRSGARRYGELLSRIDGHVELNVKGVHAEEALLRDVLLQNDQLRVRNQALRAAGGGGHQDRVAFGEQVAATVAERNARDAGQVIARLQPHAAQVRRGPPVDGCFVNVSFLVASGARPDFDGALSRLRGELPGYASVGLYGPLPPYSFVGNEAEK, encoded by the coding sequence ATGAGCAACTACGTCTACTGTGTCACGCGTGCCTCCCATCCGCTACCGCTCGAAGGGGCGGTGGGGGTGGGGGAGCACGCCCCCGCCCTCCGGCTCGTGCGCGAGCAGGATCTCGTCGCGGTGGTTAGCGACGCGCCGGAGAACTTGCGCGCGAAGCGGCGCGATCTGGTGAAGCACGATGCGGTCATCGGACGGGCGTATGCAGCCGGCACCGTGCTGCCGATGCGGTTCGGGATGATCGCGCCCGATGACGAGGCGGTGCGGACGGAGCTTCGATCGGGGGCGCGCCGTTATGGCGAACTACTGTCCCGCATCGATGGCCATGTCGAGCTCAACGTTAAGGGCGTACATGCGGAGGAAGCTCTTCTCCGCGACGTCTTGCTCCAGAACGACCAGCTACGCGTGCGGAATCAAGCACTGCGCGCCGCAGGCGGCGGTGGCCACCAGGATAGAGTGGCGTTCGGCGAGCAGGTGGCCGCCACCGTCGCGGAACGGAACGCGCGTGACGCGGGCCAGGTTATCGCCCGCCTGCAACCACATGCCGCACAGGTGCGCCGGGGCCCGCCGGTCGACGGGTGCTTCGTCAACGTGTCGTTCCTGGTGGCGTCCGGTGCCCGGCCGGACTTCGACGGTGCACTGTCACGGCTGCGCGGCGAGCTGCCCGGCTACGCAAGCGTCGGGTTGTACGGGCCTTTGCCGCCTTACAGCTTCGTCGGCAACGAAGCGGAGAAGTGA
- a CDS encoding gas vesicle protein produces MSPAALPAREIALVDLLDRLLAGGIVLTGDITLAIADIDMVQISLRALITSLGRTTRPGVAERDA; encoded by the coding sequence GTGAGCCCCGCCGCGCTCCCGGCCCGAGAGATCGCGCTCGTCGACCTGCTCGACCGGCTCCTGGCGGGCGGCATCGTGCTGACCGGAGACATCACGCTGGCGATCGCCGACATCGACATGGTGCAGATCTCTCTTCGCGCCCTGATCACGTCGCTCGGCCGGACCACGCGACCTGGCGTAGCGGAGCGAGACGCATGA
- a CDS encoding DUF4337 domain-containing protein produces MKAEDAADMMDQEKENDRFKQRAAVGIAILAMLLAITGLGGANADKEATNNNIYAANHYAFYQAKNIRQTDYNLAADAIELAFLQDGSLNAEARTALKAKAEAYRKTAARYESEPETQEGKKELMARAKDYESRRDHALKQDPYFDYAEALLQIAIVLISVSIVATLPWLAIVGGIVGAAGGLLMVNGYTLAVEIPFLAA; encoded by the coding sequence ATGAAAGCCGAAGACGCCGCGGACATGATGGATCAGGAGAAGGAGAACGACCGCTTCAAGCAGCGCGCGGCGGTCGGCATCGCCATTCTGGCGATGCTGCTGGCCATCACCGGGCTTGGCGGCGCCAACGCCGACAAGGAGGCGACCAACAACAACATCTATGCCGCGAACCACTATGCCTTCTACCAGGCCAAGAACATCCGCCAGACCGACTACAACCTCGCGGCCGACGCGATCGAACTGGCGTTCCTGCAGGACGGAAGCCTCAACGCCGAGGCCAGGACGGCCCTGAAGGCAAAGGCGGAGGCCTATCGCAAGACGGCGGCACGCTACGAGTCCGAGCCCGAGACGCAGGAGGGCAAGAAGGAATTGATGGCGCGGGCCAAGGACTACGAGAGCAGGCGCGACCATGCGCTGAAGCAGGATCCCTACTTCGACTATGCCGAAGCTCTTCTGCAGATCGCCATCGTGCTGATCTCGGTCTCGATCGTCGCGACGCTGCCCTGGCTTGCGATCGTCGGCGGCATCGTCGGTGCCGCGGGTGGCCTGCTGATGGTCAACGGCTATACGCTGGCGGTCGAGATACCGTTTCTGGCAGCATAG
- a CDS encoding lysine-2,3-aminomutase-like protein, whose product MNRIDPKWAATLRQPAELVERGLAKATDLADLERVAARYAIAVTPDIAGLIDTENPDDPIARQFIPSALELVSGSGENADPIGDDAHSPVPGIVHRYPDRVLFKLVHVCAVYCRFCFRREMVGPGKATALPEAAYRDALDYIREHTEIWEVILTGGDPLMLSPRRLAEIMTDLAAIDHVKIIRIHTRVPVAAPARIDEDMIKALRVDGATTWVAVHANHPRELSGEARLACARLADAGIPLVSQTVLLRGVNDDAKVLEALMRAFVENRIKPYYLHHGDLAPGTAHLRTTIAEGQELMRRLRGRVSGLCQPDYVLDIPGGHGKAPIGPNYLSHASSGESDLSSETQYRIVDYCGDVHLYPPKP is encoded by the coding sequence ATGAACAGGATAGATCCGAAATGGGCGGCAACGCTGCGGCAGCCCGCCGAACTCGTCGAGCGCGGGTTGGCGAAGGCTACCGATCTCGCCGACCTCGAGCGGGTCGCCGCGCGCTATGCGATCGCCGTAACGCCTGATATCGCCGGCCTGATCGACACTGAAAACCCCGACGATCCGATCGCACGGCAATTCATTCCGAGTGCGCTGGAGCTGGTGAGCGGATCAGGCGAAAACGCCGATCCGATCGGCGACGACGCGCATTCGCCCGTCCCCGGCATCGTCCACCGCTATCCCGACCGCGTGCTGTTCAAGCTGGTGCATGTCTGCGCGGTGTATTGCCGGTTCTGCTTTCGTCGCGAGATGGTCGGGCCGGGCAAGGCAACGGCGCTGCCGGAGGCGGCTTATCGCGACGCGCTGGACTATATTCGTGAGCACACCGAAATCTGGGAAGTCATCCTGACCGGCGGCGATCCGCTGATGTTGTCGCCACGGCGGCTGGCCGAGATCATGACGGACCTCGCCGCCATCGATCACGTCAAGATTATCCGCATCCATACCCGCGTGCCCGTGGCGGCGCCTGCGCGCATCGATGAGGACATGATCAAGGCGTTGCGTGTTGACGGTGCGACGACCTGGGTCGCCGTTCATGCCAATCATCCGCGCGAATTGTCGGGCGAGGCGCGCCTGGCCTGCGCGCGGCTGGCGGATGCCGGCATCCCCCTGGTGAGCCAGACGGTGCTGCTGCGCGGCGTCAATGACGATGCTAAAGTCCTGGAAGCGCTGATGCGGGCTTTTGTCGAAAATCGAATCAAACCGTATTACCTGCATCATGGCGATCTGGCGCCGGGAACCGCGCATCTGCGCACTACGATTGCAGAAGGCCAGGAACTGATGCGCCGTTTGCGAGGCCGTGTCTCCGGCCTGTGCCAGCCGGATTATGTGCTCGATATTCCCGGCGGCCACGGAAAGGCGCCGATTGGCCCGAATTATTTGTCGCATGCAAGTTCCGGGGAAAGTGATCTATCCTCGGAAACGCAGTATCGTATCGTCGACTATTGCGGCGACGTTCACCTCTATCCGCCAAAGCCGTGA
- a CDS encoding GvpL/GvpF family gas vesicle protein has protein sequence MSAASYTYAVARPFDPTRAAGLVGVDGAAIHLVRHQDLVAVVSPLAPADADETALRARLETLAELEAIARTHHRVVAAVAACTPTLPFRLATVHRSDDRVAQLLRREYRRFRETLDRLAGSVEVGVKIYVQHADASAGAMSVAERPRGSGSARVGRDYLRYRREQRDRRQHAWRRATAAAEQMDAVLAGLAIDRRQHRTQSAELFAAPGENVFNAAYLVDAGHAEELAARARRLGAENPHVTIEVTGPWPPYSFTGSEHGERT, from the coding sequence ATGAGTGCGGCGAGCTATACATACGCGGTCGCGCGCCCGTTCGATCCAACCCGGGCGGCCGGCCTCGTCGGCGTCGACGGCGCCGCGATTCACCTGGTCCGCCACCAAGACCTGGTCGCCGTGGTCAGTCCGCTTGCGCCTGCCGACGCCGACGAGACCGCGCTGCGAGCCAGGCTGGAGACGCTGGCGGAGCTGGAGGCGATCGCACGTACACACCACAGGGTCGTGGCGGCGGTTGCCGCGTGCACACCAACGCTGCCGTTCCGCCTCGCGACCGTTCACCGCAGCGACGACCGCGTTGCGCAGTTGCTGCGCCGGGAGTATCGGCGCTTCCGCGAGACGCTGGATCGCCTTGCGGGCAGCGTGGAGGTGGGGGTGAAGATCTACGTGCAGCACGCGGACGCATCTGCCGGTGCGATGTCCGTGGCTGAGAGACCCCGCGGGTCCGGATCGGCGCGCGTGGGCAGGGACTACCTGCGCTACCGCCGCGAGCAGCGCGATCGGCGCCAGCACGCGTGGAGGCGCGCAACCGCTGCGGCCGAGCAGATGGACGCCGTTCTCGCCGGGCTTGCCATCGATCGCCGCCAACACCGAACGCAGAGCGCCGAGCTGTTCGCTGCTCCAGGCGAAAATGTATTCAACGCAGCCTACTTGGTCGATGCCGGGCACGCCGAAGAGCTCGCCGCCCGTGCACGGCGACTGGGTGCCGAAAACCCGCACGTGACGATCGAGGTCACGGGTCCCTGGCCGCCCTATTCGTTCACCGGCAGCGAACACGGGGAGCGCACGTGA